From Dietzia sp. ANT_WB102, a single genomic window includes:
- a CDS encoding IS6 family transposase translates to MVLPLRHLLQGARGDAYFSAAWPWTTRRSSGGSRSTGLSWIHRPAGTDASPRWGADSWRVDETYIRIGGKWCYLYRAVTKRGDTLDFYLSTRRSTASAKRFLAKTLRSTRHHGQPRVICTDKNPALAAAITALKAEGKCHQKWNIAGQSTATTSSEATTVDWKRILGPKSGFKTPTSAYRALQGMEAMHSLRKGQGRLFAYDAPNPDAVIVTKAFQHL, encoded by the coding sequence TTGGTACTGCCGTTACGGCATCTCTTACAGGGAGCTCGAGGAGATGCTTACTTCAGCGCGGCGTGGCCGTGGACCACACGACGATCTTCCGGTGGGTCCAGAAGTACGGGCCTGAGCTGGATACACAGACCCGCTGGTACCGACGCTTCGCCCCGGTGGGGAGCAGACTCCTGGCGCGTCGACGAAACCTACATCCGCATCGGCGGAAAGTGGTGCTACCTCTACCGCGCTGTCACTAAACGAGGCGACACCCTGGACTTCTACCTGTCCACTCGCCGATCAACGGCCTCCGCGAAACGCTTCTTGGCCAAGACCCTGCGCTCGACACGCCACCATGGGCAACCTCGGGTCATCTGCACGGACAAAAATCCGGCACTGGCAGCAGCGATCACCGCTCTCAAAGCTGAGGGAAAATGCCACCAGAAGTGGAACATCGCAGGTCAAAGTACTGCAACAACGTCATCGGAGGCGACCACGGTCGACTGGAAACGCATCTTAGGACCCAAATCCGGGTTCAAGACCCCGACCAGCGCTTACCGAGCCCTGCAAGGCATGGAAGCCATGCACTCCCTCCGCAAAGGCCAAGGCAGACTATTCGCCTATGACGCTCCCAACCCCGATGCCGTCATCGTCACCAAGGCCTTCCAGCACCTGTAG